The Pyrus communis chromosome 9, drPyrComm1.1, whole genome shotgun sequence genome has a segment encoding these proteins:
- the LOC137745853 gene encoding uncharacterized protein → MAMMRAKGRLTTADPPPSPIPTGRGSRSAANQNFIQFLDKSLQIPELTALPPSGSGTRHQLPAVVDFRSLSAESFARLLASAKQFGAFRISNHGISAEELGSVVREAESVSRNDGVIGKRFIERIGNREDIKWRPQVSDDKIYRDLCNNMEKVARKVQAIAEQLSQVFNGNAEKQFEKIGSEMGNVKLLRYNHQDHSMEQNPSNNFLQNEINNGSHIHMRESDDDHALCLHLPLEHSQCNVRSEGGSALLFDAGPETLVVTVGKQLEGFKCVSGEMIFVPDSRSQASFSIQLKVPLVSNSRKICKTVSIADQIIIAVILYVLCTFVVFTYTHIITS, encoded by the exons ATGGCTATGATGCGAGCCAAGGGCCGCTTAACCACGGCGGACCCGCCTCCTTCTCCAATCCCAACCGGTAGAGGCTCCCGCTCTGCAGCCAACCAGAACTTCATCCAATTCCTCGACAAGTCCCTGCAGATCCCGGAGCTCACCGCGTTGCCGCCTTCGGGCTCCGGCACACGGCACCAACTCCCTGCTGTCGTCGACTTCCGATCGCTCTCCGCCGAGTCCTTCGCCCGGCTTCTCGCCTCGGCCAAGCAGTTCGGCGCGTTTCGGATCAGCAATCACGGGATTTCGGCCGAGGAGTTGGGATCCGTGGTTCGGGAAGCCGAGTCGGTTTCCCGAAACGACGGAGTAATCGGAAAACGATTCATCGAACGCATTGGGAATCGCGAGGACATTAAATGGCGCCCGCAGGTATCGGATGACAAAATATATCGGGACTTATG CAACAATATGGAGAAGGTTGCAAGAAAAGTTCAGGCAATTGCTGAGCAGCTGAGCCAAGTTTTTAATGGAAATGCAGAAAAGCAATTTGAGAAGATTGGAAGTGAAATGGGAAATGTAAAGTTATTAAGATACAATCACCAAGATCATTCCATGGAGCAAAACCCtagtaataattttttacagaaTGAGATAAATAATGGCAGTCACATTCACATGCGCGAGAGCGATGATGATCATGCTTTGTGCCTTCACCTTCCGCTTGAGCACTCTCAGTGTAATGTCCGATCAGAGGGAGGCTCTGCATTGCTGTTTGATGCAGGGCCAGAGACACTAGTCGTCACTGTTGGAAAGCAACTAGAG GGATTTAAATGTGTTTCAGGGGAAATGATCTTTGTCCCAGACAGTAGAAGCCAAGCCTCTTTCTCCATACAACTCAAAGTTCCATTGGTTTCAAATTCTAGAAAAATTTGTAAGACAGTTTCCATTGCTGATCAAATCATCATTGCAGTCATTCTATATGTACTGTGCACATTTGTTGTatttacatacacacacatcatCACTTCATAG
- the LOC137746112 gene encoding transcription repressor OFP1-like gives MGNHKFKLSDMMPNSWFSKLKDMSKPRKKQSKKKKQQKQPPFAASSPPAKNFTEPSKPKLQLPHHLHYPPRQSYYFTRELTSPAPAPSHGCPTSSSPTNDPPPKKSNRQKPRNRTTTLPSSDPNLRTSSVSAGCGCHSTTIESVWTRSQSPPGIWSSSSFDSSPDPPSETEFLDDDDEPEFRCDRVLSAYHVGSGKKDVVVDVEKASLAMKLSDVRIVDAPGDGLDSFSGLDLPPIITKPAKFSEMVSEVKKSKNKKKEQRNITNSAGRRLPSSNAAISPGFRLRNSPRISNRKINQACLSRRSVSSNSSSKRRSISDSFAIVKSSFDPQRDFRESMVEMIMENNIKASKDMEDLLACYLSLNSDEYHEMIIKVFKQIWFDLTDIGSK, from the coding sequence ATGGGAAACCACAAGTTTAAATTATCAGATATGATGCCCAATTCCTGGTTTAGCAAGTTGAAAGACATGAGCAAACCCAGAAAAAAGCAatccaagaagaaaaaacaacaaaaacaacccCCATTTGCTGCTTCTTCTCCACCAGCAAAAAATTTTACAGAGCCCTCAAAGCCAAAGCTGCAACTGCCCCACCACCTCCACTACCCCCCAAGACAGTCTTACTACTTCACAAGAGAGCTCACCTCCCCTGCGCCTGCCCCATCTCACGGATGCCCCACCTCCTCCTCCCCCACCAATGACCCACCACCAAAAAAATCCAACAGACAAAAACCGAGGAACAGAACTACCACCTTGCCCTCCTCCGATCCCAACCTCCGAACTTCCTCTGTTTCCGCCGGCTGCGGCTGCCACTCCACCACCATTGAATCCGTCTGGACTAGATCCCAATCCCCACCTGGGATATGGTCGTCTTCCTCCTTCGACAGCTCTCCAGACCCGCCGTCAGAGACGGAGTTTCTCGACGACGACGATGAGCCTGAATTCCGGTGCGACCGCGTTCTCTCCGCTTACCATGTTGGCTCCGGCAAAAAAGACGTCGTTGTCGACGTCGAAAAGGCGTCACTGGCCATGAAATTATCCGATGTGAGAATTGTAGATGCGCCTGGTGATGGTTTGGATTCGTTTTCCGGGCTCGATCTCCCTCCGATTATAACCAAGCCAGCAAAATTCAGCGAAATGGTGAGCGAAGTGAAGAAGagcaagaacaagaagaaagaaCAGAGGAATATTACCAACAGCGCTGGTAGAAGGCTTCCTTCATCAAATGCAGCTATATCTCCCGGCTTCCGCCTTCGGAATTCGCCGAGGATTTCCAACCGGAAGATCAACCAGGCCTGCCTCAGCCGGCGGAGCGTGTCGTCGAATTCGAGCTCGAAGCGGAGGAGCATCTCCGACAGCTTTGCAATTGTCAAGTCATCGTTTGATCCCCAGAGGGATTTCAGGGAATCAATGGTGGAGATGATCATGGAGAACAACATCAAGGCGTCCAAGGATATGGAAGATCTACTTGCATGTTATCTTTCTTTAAATTCTGATGAGTACCATGAGATGATCATCAAGGTGTTCAAGCAAATCTGGTTTGATCTCACTGACATTGGGTCCAAGTAA
- the LOC137745852 gene encoding probable serine/threonine-protein kinase WNK5, with amino-acid sequence MNKNNSRIGSRSANGGRPQSPAYIETDPSGRYGRFREMLGKGAMKTVYKAFDEVLGMEVAWNQVKLNDVFSSPDELQRLYYEVHLLRNLNHDSIIQYYTSWIDVNRRTFNFITEMFTSGTLREYRQNYQQVNIGAVKNWSRQILRGLAYLHKLDPPVIHRDLKCDNIFVNGHLGQVKIGDLGLAAILRGTQHAHSVIGTPEFMAPELYDEEYNELVDIYAFGMCVLEMLTSEYPYSECSNPAQIYKKVTSGKLPNAFYNIEDLEAQRFVGKCLENVSKRLPAHELLLDPFLASADGELASSPRIPILKLIPDNDPVAEAEDEEDELHFAAEVDLERSTNMIITGKMNLEDDTITLKVRISDLDGKNARNIYFPFDILNDTAIDVATEMVKELEINDWEPPEIAGMIENEISSLIAGGKKCGSPQDYHPHQHSFNYEEEDDNNGGITHHPFYAFSSCSSSQNSLHALSSHCKNHDSLQGDLFMNDDVSSQSSFDSFDYSNISYYSGNEDDLLDMSFGKTTHKSTRFCPSKSRVANTYKHCNSQLDNHRPQILNHHHERKLPKIQSLIDVRSQLLHRSLVEEVNKRRLFKTVGTIENVGFQTPGS; translated from the exons ATGAACAAGAACAACAGCCGGATCGGAAGCAGGTCTGCCAATGGAGGCAGGCCACAATCACCTGCTTACATTGAAACAGATCCATCTGGTCGCTATGGACGT TTCAGGGAAATGCTTGGCAAAGGAGCCATGAAGACAGTTTACAAGGCATTTGATGAGGTCCTCGGAATGGAGGTGGCTTGGAATCAAGTCAAGCTTAATGATGTCTTTAGTTCACCGGACGAACTTCAGCGCCTATACTACGAGGTCCACCTCCTCAGGAACCTCAATCATGACTCCATCATCCAATACTACACATCTTGGATCGATGTTAATCGCCGAACCTTCAACTTCATCACCGAAATGTTCACCTCCGGCACTCTCAGAGA GTACAGACAGAATTACCAGCAAGTGAATATTGGAGCAGTGAAAAATTGGTCCCGACAGATCTTGCGTGGTCTGGCTTATTTGCACAAACTTGATCCACCTGTGATTCACAGAGACCTCAAGTGTGACAACATCTTTGTTAATGGCCACCTAGGGCAAGTCAAGATTGGTGATTTGGGCTTGGCTGCTATTCTTCGTGGTACGCAACACGCCCACAGTGTCATAG GTACACCAGAATTTATGGCGCCTGAATTGTACGATGAGGAATACAATGAGCTAGTAGACATATATGCCTTTGGCATGTGTGTGTTGGAAATGCTTACTTCAGAATATCCCTATAGCGAGTGCTCAAATCCTGCCcaaatttacaaaaaagttaCTTCA GGGAAGCTACCAAACGCATTCTACAATATTGAAGATTTGGAGGCTCAACGATTTGTAGGGAAGTGTCTGGAGAATGTTTCAAAGAGGTTGCCGGCACATGAGCTATTGCTAGACCCTTTTCTAGCCTCTGCTGATGGAGAGCTAGCATCTTCCCCAAGAATCCCAATTCTGAAGTTAATTCCTGATAATGATCCAGTCGCGGAGGCagaggatgaggaggatgaGCTACATTTTGCCGCTGAGGTTGATTTGGAAAGAAGCACAAACATGATCATCACTGGAAAAATGAATCTAGAGGATGATACTATTACTCTCAAAGTTCGAATTTCTGACCTGGACG GGAAAAATGCTAGGAACATATACTTTCCCTTCGACATTTTGAACGACACTGCGATTGATGTAGCAACGGAGATGGTGAAAGAATTAGAAATCAATGACTGGGAACCACCAGAGATCGCAGGGATGATAGAAAACGAGATATCTTCTTTGATTGCGGGTGGTAAGAAATGTGGCTCACCCCAAGATTATCATCCTCATCAGCACAGCTTTAactatgaagaagaagatgataatAATGGTGGTATCACTCATCATCCTTTCTACGCATTCTCTTCCTGCTCTTCATCCCAAAATTCTCTTCATGCTTTGAGCTCTCACTGCAAGAATCATGATTCGCTTCAAG GTGATCTGTTTATGAATGATGATGTGAGTTCTCAGAGTTCATTCGACTCCTTCGATTACTCCAACATAAGTTACTACTCAGGCAATGAAGATGATCTCCTTGACATGAGCTTCGGAAAGACTACTCACAAATCTACTCGGTTTTGTCCTTCAAAAAGCAGGGTTGCAAATACTTACAAACATTGCAATTCACAACTAGATAACCATAGACCTCAGATATTGAATCATCATCATGAAAGAAAATTACCCAAGATTCAATCACTCATTGACGTGCGCAGCCAATTGTTGCACAGGTCACTGGTGGAGGAGGTAAACAAGAGGCGGTTGTTTAAGACTGTTGGGACAATTGAGAACGTTGGGTTTCAAACACCAGGAAGCTAG